TCGGGTCGTCGGGCTTCTCCTGGAAGTTCACGACCTCGTCGCCGTCGAGTTCGACGAGCCCGTACGACTTGGCGCGCTCGCGGTCCTCGACGTCGTAGGCGGCCAGCGTCGGGGTCCCCTTCGATTCGAAGAAGTCGGCGAACTCGCCCAGATCGAAGCTGATCATGTTGTCGCCGGCCACGACGATCAGGTCGTCGTCGACCCCTTCGCGGTCGACGAGCTGTGCCAGCGCCCCGACGACGCCGAACTTCTCGTCTTCCTCGACGGTCTCTTCGACCGAGAGGGTGGGCTTTTCGAACGGACTGTCGGCGAGGTACTCGTCGAACGTGTCGGCGAAGCGCTCGTTCGTCGAGACGAACACCTCGTCGACGCGGTCGTCGGCCTCCAGATCCTCGAATATCTCGTCGATGACGGTGTTTTCGCCGACCGGGAGGAACATCTTCGGCCGGGTTTCGGTGATCGGCCAGAGCCTGGTCGCGTAGCCACCCGCGAGTACAACGGCTTTCATATCACCTCCGTCTCACCCCGGTGTCATACTTCTTGCGCTCCTGTCAACGCCGATAAACGGTCTGTTGGTTTCCCAAGTCCGACCCCGACCGCGAGAGAGGGCGCGCTACTCGCTCAGCCGGTCGGTGTCTATCGAGACGCCCGGCGGGGTGACGACGAGGAACCCGCGGAAGTGCATCAACTCGCCGCCCATGTCTTTCACGTCGCGCGCGAAGCCCGCGGCGAGTTCGTTGAGGTCGCCGTCGATGGACAACACGAGGGTGTTACCGTAGTCGACGCTGCGAACCCACTCGTCTGGGTCGGTCGTCCCGTCGAGGACGCCGAGCACGACGTCGCCGGCGGCCGCGAACGCCTCGTCCATCTGCTCTTCGGCGTCGCGTAAGTCGAGGTCCCAGTCGCTCATACCTCAGGGTCGCGAGGCGGCGGCAAAAGCGTTCGGACGCGGGCTGCCGTCCCCGTCGCGGTGTCGTTAAGTGCGCACCGGCCCCAATCGGTGTATGAACCACACGCGACGGTCACTCCTCGCGGGCGCGGCGTCGGTCGGCGTCGTCGGCGCGGCGGGCTGTCTCGGCGGCGGGAGCGCCGGAAGCGGCGGAAACGAACTCGACACGGGGTCGTACGACTGTTCCCTCTCCGAGCCGTCGAGCCCGGACCTCGAGTTCCGGCCGACGCTCGGCGACGCGAACGCCGACGTCGTCGTCAAGGCGTTCGAGGACTTCACCTGCGGTCACTGCGCCACGTATAAACTGGACCACTTTCCGACGATCCGCGACGAGTACGTCGCCACCGGCCAGATCCGATACGAACACTGGGACTTCCCGATTCCCGTCAACGAGGCGTGGGCGGTCCCCGTCGCCAGCGCGGCCCGCGGCGTCGGGGCCCGTCAGGGCTCCGCGGCGTTCTTCGAGTTCGCCTCGGCGGCCTACGAGTCGCAGGGGAACTACAGCGGGGCGGCGATCGGCGACGCCGCCGAAGCGGCCGGCGCGGATCCCTGTCTCGCCATCGCCGACGCCCAGTTTGCGGCCTACGAGGAGGCGTCGATGGACGATCGAAGCGAGGGCGAGGCGATGGGCGTCTCCGGGACGCCGACAATCTTCGTGAACGGCGAGGCGGTCGCCGACTACAGAGCCGAGACGGTCGCGGCGGCGATCGACGACGCCTTATAAATAACCGACGGCGGCTCGCTCGCGGTCCCCGCCCGAGCGCCGGTCTTTTGCCCGCTCGGCGCGTCTCCTCCGGTGATGACTGCCGACGATCACGGGGAGCGACGCCGACTCGGCGCCGTCGTCCTCGCCGTGTTGATCTCGCAGGTCCTCCTGTACCCGGGCGTGCCGGCGCTCGTGGTCGCGCTCGGCGCCCCCGGCGGGATCGACGCCGGGATGTGGTTCCTCGTCGCGGAGTTCGGCGCGTTCGTCGCCTTCGCGGTCGTCTGGGGCGCCGCCAGCGACGCGCTCGGTCGCCGGTCGCCCCTCATCGTCGCCGGCGCGGTCGGCGGGGCCGCCTCCTACCTCGTGTTGGCCGTGCTCCCCGAGGTGGGGGTCGGCTTCCGGGCGGCGCTCGCGGTCCGGGTCGTCGGCGGCGCGCTCACCATCGGCGCCTTCTCGCTCGCGATCACCTCGCTGATGGACCTGGGCGGCGGTAACGGGCGCAACATGGGTACCGCCGGCGTCGCTATCGGGCTGGGTGCGGCGGTCGGCTCCGTGGTCGGCGGCGCGCTCGCGGACGCGAACGCGGTCTACCCGCTCTACGCCGGCGCCGCGGTGTTGGCGGGGGCGGCGGGGCTCGCGGGGACGGTCGACGACCGACTTGTCGCCGATCGGTCGAGCGCGCGGGACGGGGGGAGCGCCGGCACCGACGACGATGCCCCCGCCAACACCCCGGACACCCCGGCCACCGATGTCGGACTGCGCGACGTGATCGCTCGGACCCGGACGACCCCCGGCCTCTTCGTACCCCTCGCGTTCGGCTTCGTCGACCGGCTCACGGCCGGTTTCTTCGCCTTGGTCGGCGTCTACTACTTCCAGGACCCCGAGACGTTCGGGCTCTCGGCGGCGGCCGCGGGAGGGACGCTCGCGCTCTTTTTCGTCCCCTTCGCGCTGTTGCAGGCCCCCTTCGGGTCGCTTTCGGACCGGATCGGCCGGCTCCGCCCCGTCGTCGTCGGCTCGGTCGCGTACGGGGTCGTCACCATTGGCGTCGGCGTGGCCCCGACGTACCCGATCGCGGCCGGGCTCATGGTGCTCGTCGGGGTCTGCGGCGCGCTGATGGCGCCCGCGACGATGGCGCTCGTCACGGACTTAGTCGAGCCGGAGGCCCGCGGCGCGGCGATGGGACTGTTCAACGTGTTCGGCTCGCTCGGCTTCCTCACCGGCTTCCTGATCGGCGGGAGCGTCACCGAACTGTTCGGCTACACCGCCGCGTTCCTCGCGGTCGGCGCGCTCGAACTCCTCATCGCGGTGGCCCTGTTCCCGGCCGTGCGCGCGATCGCACCGGGCGACGGCCTCCGCGGCCACACGCGGACCGGCGGGCAGTCGCCCTCGGAGTGACGGCGAGCCGCGGCCCCTGCGAGCCGAACGCCCTCCGCGACCCGCCCGAGTCGAGCCCTTTTAAGGCGCGCGTCTCTTCGGTACGGACGACAGATGGACATCCTCGTGGTGGGCGCCGGCGAGATCGGTCGCTGGATCGCCGACACCGTGTCGGCCGCCGACTCGCCCCTCGACGCGACCGTCGCCTTCGCCGACAGCGACCCGGCCGTCGCCGCGGACGCGGCCGCCGGGCGCGACGCCGAGACCGTTGGCGTCGACGCCGAGACGACGCACGACGCCGTGTGTCTCGCGGTGCCGATGTCCGCGGTCCCCGACGCGGTCGCCGCGTACGCGCCCCGCGCCGAGCGGGCGATATTCGACGTCTCCGGCGAGATGACCGACGCGGTCGCGGCGATGCGCGACCACGCGCCCGACTGCGAGCGCGCGAGCTACCATCCCCTCTTCGCGCCGCCGCGCGTCCCCGGCAACGTCGCCGCCGTGGTCGACGCCGGCGGCCCGCTCATCGATGGAATCGGCGCCGCCATCGAGGCCGGCGGCAACGACGTGTTCGAGACGACGCCCGCGGAACACGACGAAGCGATGGAGACGGTCCAAGCCGGCGCGCACGCGGCCGTCCTCGCGTGGCGACTGGCGGGCGAGGCGGTGCGCGACGAATTTCACACCCCCGTCTCGGCCGCGCTCGACGAGGTCGCGGACACCGTCACCGAGGGGTCGCCCGCGGTGTACGCCGAGATCCAGCGCGCCTTCGACGGCGCCGACGACGTGGCCGCCGCGGCCGGCGAGATAGCCGACGCCGACCCCGAGGCGTTCGCCGCCCTCTACGAGCGCGCTCGCGGCGACCGCGAGGGGCGGGAGCGACACGAGTGAGCCGACGACTGACCCGACCGACGCCGGAACTTCCATGATAGACAGAGACGCCGTCCGGAACAACGCCAACTACCTGCGCAACGTCAGACCGATCGACCCCGAAGAGATCGCGGAGTATATCGAGGGGGGCGCCCATCCCGCGGTCGTCCGCGAGACGCTCCGCGAGGAGGCGTTCGACCTCCGGCTCCGCGAGCGCGCGGACGGCGCCTTCGAGCCGGTCTCCGAGGCCCCCGTCCAGTCGCCCGGTTGGGCGCCGACGGCGCTCCCCGAACGCTACACGTTCGCGCTGGAGGATCTGTTGGTCCGGGAGTTCGGCGCCAACTGGCACCGCGGGGAGTCCGGCGACGAACTGCGCGAGGCCGTGCGCCGCTTCAAAGACGACTACCTCTACGGGAACGACGTGGCGTACGACCGGGTCGCCGCGCTCGGCTACGCGATCTACCACCTCCCGGCCTACTACGCGACGATCGGCTACGTCCTCGACGACCTGACGGAGAACGGGCTGCTCGACCGGACGCTCCGCGTCCTCGACGTGGGCGCGGGCGTCGGCGGGCCCGCCTTGGGACTCGCCGACTACCTCCCGGACGACGCGGTGGTCGACTACCACGCCGTTGAGCCGAGCGCGGCCGCCGACGTCCTCGACCGCCTGCTCGACGAGACGGATCGGAACTTCCGGCAGACGATCCACGAGACGACGGCGGAGTCGTTCTTGGGCGTCGGGGAGCCGGCCGAGGCCGACGCCGACCGCGCCGACGCGCCGGACGGCCCCTTCGATCTGGTCGTCTTCGGGAACGTCCTCTCCGAGCTGGACGACCCCGCCGCGGTCGTCGAGGCCGCCGTGGACCGGCTCGCGGACGACGGGAGCGTCGCGGCGTTCGCGCCGGCGGACCGCAACACCGCCATGGGGCTCCGGGAGGTCGAGCGCGCGGTCGCGACCCCCGCGTCCGGCGTCGAGACGTACTCGCCCACGCTCCGCCTCTGGCCGGACGCGACCCCCTCCGACGGCGGGTGGTCGTTCGACGTGGCGTCGGATCTCGACACGCCCCCGTTCCAGCGCCGACTCGACGAGGCCGCGACGCGCGGCGCGGCCGACGAACCGGGTGAGTTCCGCAACGTCGACGTCCAGTTCGCGTACGCCATCCTCCGGACGGACGGCAAACGGCGGGTGGACGTGCAGGCGAGTGCCGACCGCTGCGCGCGGATGGCCGACTCCGAGTCACACGTCACCGACCGAGTGAACTACCTCGCCGTGAAGTTGAGCCACGACCTCAGCGACGGCGACAACGCGCTGTACCTCGTCGGTGACGGTTCGCAGACGGTCGACCACTACCTCGTCTGTACCCGCGAAACCGTCCTCAACGACGACCTCGGGCGGGCGGACTACGGCGCGGTCGTGTTCGTGGAGAACGGGCTCGTCCTCTGGAACGACGACGAGGGCGCGTACAACGTGGTCGTCGACGACGAGACGGTCGTCGACCTCGTCGCTCCCTGAGCCGGCCCGGACGCCCGCCTCCGGTGCGTATTTGTCAGTCCGCTTCGTTCTGTTCGGAAACGATGGCGGTCGCACTCTCCGAGGCGTTCGTTCGCGTCGCCGGGTCGTCTCCGGTAGCACAGGCGTTCGTCGGGGGCACCGTCATCGCCGTATTAAACCTCGTCGGCGCGTCGCTCGTGTTGGTCTGGCGGAACCCGTCGAAGCGCGCGCTCAACGGCCTGCTCGGCTTCGCGGCCGGCGTGATGCTCGCCGCCGCGTTCACGAGCCTGATCATCCCCGGTATCGAGGAGTACTCCGGGGGCAATCCGATCCCGACGCTCGTCGGCGTCGCGCTCGGCGCGCTCTTCCTCGACCGCGCGGACGCGCTGGTCCCGCACGCGCACTACCTGTTGACGGGGAAGCGCCGACCCGACGCGGCGGGCCAATCGGAGACGCTGCCGGTCTCCGACGAGCGACTGGCCGGCGTCATCCTGTTTATCCTCGCCATCACGCTCCACAACATGCCCGAGGGGCTGGCGGTCGGCGTCGGATTCGGCGCGGCCGCCGGCGACCCGGCGCGGCTCGGGAGCGCGCTGTCGTTGATGCTCGCGATCGGCCTCCAGAACGTCCCC
This genomic window from Halorubrum sp. PV6 contains:
- a CDS encoding sugar phosphate nucleotidyltransferase, whose translation is MKAVVLAGGYATRLWPITETRPKMFLPVGENTVIDEIFEDLEADDRVDEVFVSTNERFADTFDEYLADSPFEKPTLSVEETVEEDEKFGVVGALAQLVDREGVDDDLIVVAGDNMISFDLGEFADFFESKGTPTLAAYDVEDRERAKSYGLVELDGDEVVNFQEKPDDPKSTLVSIACYAFPAETLPDLGTYLEDGNNPDEPGWFLQWLQQRGGVHAYTFDGAWFDIGTADSYLDAVEYALEGGTLVADDATVENSDLGDVVHVMSGATITDSALERAVVFPDATIADSTVRNSVVDEGATLEDVDLSGALIGSYTSITTGDDF
- a CDS encoding small ribosomal subunit Rsm22 family protein, producing the protein MIDRDAVRNNANYLRNVRPIDPEEIAEYIEGGAHPAVVRETLREEAFDLRLRERADGAFEPVSEAPVQSPGWAPTALPERYTFALEDLLVREFGANWHRGESGDELREAVRRFKDDYLYGNDVAYDRVAALGYAIYHLPAYYATIGYVLDDLTENGLLDRTLRVLDVGAGVGGPALGLADYLPDDAVVDYHAVEPSAAADVLDRLLDETDRNFRQTIHETTAESFLGVGEPAEADADRADAPDGPFDLVVFGNVLSELDDPAAVVEAAVDRLADDGSVAAFAPADRNTAMGLREVERAVATPASGVETYSPTLRLWPDATPSDGGWSFDVASDLDTPPFQRRLDEAATRGAADEPGEFRNVDVQFAYAILRTDGKRRVDVQASADRCARMADSESHVTDRVNYLAVKLSHDLSDGDNALYLVGDGSQTVDHYLVCTRETVLNDDLGRADYGAVVFVENGLVLWNDDEGAYNVVVDDETVVDLVAP
- a CDS encoding NAD(P)-binding domain-containing protein codes for the protein MDILVVGAGEIGRWIADTVSAADSPLDATVAFADSDPAVAADAAAGRDAETVGVDAETTHDAVCLAVPMSAVPDAVAAYAPRAERAIFDVSGEMTDAVAAMRDHAPDCERASYHPLFAPPRVPGNVAAVVDAGGPLIDGIGAAIEAGGNDVFETTPAEHDEAMETVQAGAHAAVLAWRLAGEAVRDEFHTPVSAALDEVADTVTEGSPAVYAEIQRAFDGADDVAAAAGEIADADPEAFAALYERARGDREGRERHE
- a CDS encoding ZIP family metal transporter, whose amino-acid sequence is MAVALSEAFVRVAGSSPVAQAFVGGTVIAVLNLVGASLVLVWRNPSKRALNGLLGFAAGVMLAAAFTSLIIPGIEEYSGGNPIPTLVGVALGALFLDRADALVPHAHYLLTGKRRPDAAGQSETLPVSDERLAGVILFILAITLHNMPEGLAVGVGFGAAAGDPARLGSALSLMLAIGLQNVPEGLAVSVAAINAGLARRRYAVLAGLRAGVVEIPLAVLGAVAVATIEPLLPYAMGFAAGAMLFVISDEIIPETHRSGYERTATLGLMAGTIIMLYMDIALAG
- a CDS encoding thioredoxin domain-containing protein, whose protein sequence is MNHTRRSLLAGAASVGVVGAAGCLGGGSAGSGGNELDTGSYDCSLSEPSSPDLEFRPTLGDANADVVVKAFEDFTCGHCATYKLDHFPTIRDEYVATGQIRYEHWDFPIPVNEAWAVPVASAARGVGARQGSAAFFEFASAAYESQGNYSGAAIGDAAEAAGADPCLAIADAQFAAYEEASMDDRSEGEAMGVSGTPTIFVNGEAVADYRAETVAAAIDDAL
- a CDS encoding MFS transporter produces the protein MTADDHGERRRLGAVVLAVLISQVLLYPGVPALVVALGAPGGIDAGMWFLVAEFGAFVAFAVVWGAASDALGRRSPLIVAGAVGGAASYLVLAVLPEVGVGFRAALAVRVVGGALTIGAFSLAITSLMDLGGGNGRNMGTAGVAIGLGAAVGSVVGGALADANAVYPLYAGAAVLAGAAGLAGTVDDRLVADRSSARDGGSAGTDDDAPANTPDTPATDVGLRDVIARTRTTPGLFVPLAFGFVDRLTAGFFALVGVYYFQDPETFGLSAAAAGGTLALFFVPFALLQAPFGSLSDRIGRLRPVVVGSVAYGVVTIGVGVAPTYPIAAGLMVLVGVCGALMAPATMALVTDLVEPEARGAAMGLFNVFGSLGFLTGFLIGGSVTELFGYTAAFLAVGALELLIAVALFPAVRAIAPGDGLRGHTRTGGQSPSE